In one Anas platyrhynchos isolate ZD024472 breed Pekin duck chromosome 8, IASCAAS_PekinDuck_T2T, whole genome shotgun sequence genomic region, the following are encoded:
- the TOR3A gene encoding torsin-3A — protein sequence MGRSRLLSRLGLAACLLLLLGGSESLGSQEKQQGPWEEDRRAVTEAAPWARARYEAVKKHLGAVGALSKQYWQYLACKVSQEGCEEEGKRKAGPSPGWSLPLVGQDYLEIFSAWYCSFGKCCKTGDCRIVNNITGLEMDLNGQLHGQHLAKEVVIQAVRRFLQSPQPEKALVLSFHGWSGTGKNFVARMVASHLYRDGLKSECVRVFIALFHFPHHKYVDSYKVQLEKQISETVQLCKQSLFIFDEAEKLHFGLLDTIKPFMAQDGKKGQVDYRRSIFLFLSNIGGNTINEVALDFWRAGRAREEISLELLEQRLRLELLQPAENSYARSHLLEENLIDFFVPFLPLEYHHVKLCARDAFLARGLPYTEAALDEVARTMVFVPKEEKLFSAQGCKSVSQRINYFLP from the exons ATGGGCCGGAGCAGGCTCCTGTCCCgcctggggctggctgcctgcctgctgctgctgctggggggctccgAAAGCCTGGGGAGCcaagagaagcagcagggaCCCTGGGAGGAGGACCGGAGAGCCGTGACGGAGGCGGCCCCGTGGGCCAGAGCGAGGTACGAAGCCGTGAAGAAGCACTTGGGAGCTGTGGGAGCTCTCTCCAAGCAGTACTGGCAGTACCTGGCTTGCAAGGTGTCGCAGGAGGGCTgtgaagaggaggggaagaggaaggccGGTCCCAGCCCAG GTTGGAGCTTGCCTCTGGTGGGCCAGGATTACCTGGAGATCTTCTCTGCGTGGTACTGCAGCTTCGGCAAGTGCTGCAAGACAGGAGACTGCAGGATAGTCAACAACATCACAG GGCTCGAAATGGACCTCAACGGGCAGCTCCATGGGCAGCACCTGGCCAAAGAAGTTGTCATCCAGGCGGTGCGGCGCTTCCTGCAGAGCCCGCAACCAGAGAAGGCTCTGGTCCTCTCCTTCCATGGCTGGTCCGGCACAGGCAAGAACTTTGTGGCCCGGATGGTGGCCAGTCACCTGTACCGGGACGGGCTGAAGAGTGAGTGTGTCCGGGTGTTCATCGCGCTCTTCCACTTCCCCCATCACAAGTACGTGGACTCGTACAAG gtTCAACTGGAGAAGCAGATAAGCGAGACTGTGCAGCTCTGCAAGCAGTCCCTCTTCATCTTTGATGAGGCAGAAAAACTTCATTTTGGACTCCTGGACACCATCAAGCCCTTCATGGCTCAAGATGGCAAGAAGGGCCAGGTGGATTACCGGAGGtccatcttcctcttcctcag CAATATTGGGGGCAACACCATCAATGAGGTAGCCCTGGACTTCTGGCGGGCCGGCCGGGCGCGGGAGGAGATCTCCTTGGAGCTCCTGGAGCAGCGGCTgcggctggagctgctgcagcccgcAG AGAACAGCTACGCCCGCAGCCACCTGCTTGAAGAGAACCTCATCGATTTCTTTGTGCCGTTCCTGCCCCTGGAGTACCACCACGTGAAGCTCTGCGCACGGGACGCCTTCCTGGCCCGTGGCCTGCCGTACACGGAGGCAGCCCTCGACGAGGTGGCCAGGACGATGGTGTTTGTCCCCAAAGAGGAGAAGCTTTTCTCTGCACAGGGCTGTAAATCTGTATCCCAGCGCATCAATTACTTCCTTCCTTGA